In a single window of the Litorilituus sediminis genome:
- a CDS encoding ABC transporter ATP-binding protein, producing MSSYIELKNISQSFEMNEAQVTLFEGLYLTFHQGQSYAITGPSGAGKSSLLMVASGLEQPASGQGHYVDCDKIMPLEQAREEIGFIFQQFHLLQELTALNNVALPLKLRGDRHAIEKAKVWLEKVGLSHRQDHTPNQLSGGEQQRVAIARALIFEPKFIFADEPTGNLDQKSADDVADILIACCKENNAGLVMVTHSSALASRAQQVLSLANNQLTDNKTINVKEAS from the coding sequence ATGTCTAGTTACATTGAACTAAAGAATATCAGTCAATCCTTTGAAATGAATGAAGCCCAAGTGACGTTATTTGAGGGATTATATTTAACCTTTCATCAAGGGCAATCTTACGCCATTACTGGGCCTTCGGGTGCTGGTAAATCAAGCTTGCTTATGGTGGCATCAGGGCTAGAGCAGCCTGCTTCGGGGCAAGGGCATTATGTTGATTGCGATAAAATAATGCCCCTAGAACAGGCCAGGGAAGAGATAGGCTTTATTTTTCAGCAATTTCATTTACTGCAAGAATTAACCGCGTTAAATAATGTCGCTTTACCGCTAAAGCTGCGTGGTGATCGTCATGCCATTGAAAAAGCAAAAGTGTGGTTAGAGAAGGTGGGTTTAAGTCATAGACAAGATCATACCCCTAATCAATTAAGTGGTGGTGAGCAGCAACGTGTTGCTATAGCACGCGCATTAATTTTTGAGCCTAAATTTATTTTTGCTGATGAGCCAACCGGTAACTTAGATCAAAAAAGTGCTGATGATGTTGCCGATATTCTGATTGCTTGCTGTAAGGAAAATAACGCAGGGCTTGTTATGGTAACTCACAGTAGTGCCTTGGCAAGTAGAGCGCAGCAGGTATTGTCGCTTGCTAATAATCAGTTAACGGACAATAAAACAATTAATGTTAAGGAGGCGTCATGA